In Luteitalea sp. TBR-22, one genomic interval encodes:
- a CDS encoding transporter: MRWNPVTAGASLVAVAIACGVAAGPVRAQLNSPSMRGDLGLKAGSQAPPGGYVFAPLYLYSADVLKDRAGDVVARGQVDSALFGVGVSVVTARTIAGGTYGFTVVIPGANNRLQGGRIDEDPGAGLTDIFVQPITLGWRSPRTDVIAGYGLYVPTGRFGDAEEGDTGLGMWAHEFLAGTTVYLDAARLWHAATTATFVVHSDKRDTELRAGPVLNLEGGVGHDFLGGGLSAGLAYYASWKVGDDRLPPRADVLVRGRNRVFAVGPEVSMALAWKRTVYGSVTARYQWETGARVATEGGAFNLLVNVLMRPLHLPAPSAPASRSSLSGTRGGRS; this comes from the coding sequence ATGAGGTGGAACCCTGTCACGGCAGGTGCGTCGCTCGTGGCCGTGGCCATCGCCTGTGGCGTGGCCGCCGGGCCGGTGCGCGCGCAACTCAACAGCCCCAGCATGCGCGGCGATCTCGGACTCAAGGCCGGATCGCAGGCACCACCGGGTGGATACGTCTTCGCGCCGCTCTATCTGTACAGCGCTGACGTCCTGAAGGACCGCGCCGGCGACGTCGTCGCGCGAGGACAGGTGGACAGCGCGCTGTTCGGTGTTGGCGTGTCGGTGGTCACCGCGCGGACCATCGCCGGTGGTACCTACGGCTTCACCGTCGTCATCCCCGGTGCCAACAATCGGCTGCAGGGTGGGCGCATCGACGAGGATCCCGGTGCCGGCCTGACCGACATCTTCGTGCAGCCCATCACGCTCGGTTGGCGATCGCCCCGCACCGACGTCATCGCCGGGTACGGGCTGTACGTGCCGACCGGACGATTCGGCGACGCCGAGGAAGGCGACACCGGCCTCGGCATGTGGGCGCACGAGTTCCTCGCGGGGACGACGGTGTATCTCGATGCGGCGCGCCTCTGGCACGCCGCGACCACGGCGACGTTCGTGGTGCACTCCGACAAGCGCGACACCGAACTGCGCGCCGGACCGGTCCTCAACCTCGAAGGCGGCGTCGGCCATGACTTCCTCGGCGGCGGACTGAGCGCGGGCCTTGCCTACTACGCCAGCTGGAAGGTCGGCGACGACCGGCTTCCGCCGCGGGCCGATGTGCTGGTGAGGGGACGCAACCGCGTGTTCGCCGTCGGCCCCGAGGTCTCGATGGCCCTGGCCTGGAAGCGCACTGTCTACGGATCGGTGACGGCCCGTTACCAGTGGGAGACGGGCGCCCGCGTTGCCACCGAGGGTGGCGCGTTCAACCTCCTGGTCAACGTGCTGATGCGCCCGCTGCACCTGCCCGCCCCGTCGGCGCCCGCGTCGCGGTCGTCGTTGAGCGGAACGCGTGGGGGCCGGTCATGA
- a CDS encoding DUF1254 domain-containing protein: MSSHAHPITLILLLAVASSGLPGRAQRDGAAPAVGPAEARQLAKEAVLFGFPIVENYRIQYSYFVDTSSSDYKGPYNELVNIPRVYTPADRAIQTPNSDTPYSWVGLDLRTEPIVVTVPPIEEGRYWSLQLIDLYTHNFDYLGSRTTGNDGGSFAIAGPGWQGETPPGIERVIRSETALASAQFRTQLFAPDDLAKVKAIQARYTVQPLSAFLRRPSPPPAPPLTFTPPLRAGDRQSLQFFTVLNFLLQFCPPHPTEVALRGRLARIGVAAGRPFDVAALAPEMREALAAGMADAWQAFDTFKREQIDTGKKNAADAFGTREFLANNYMFRFSAAVLGIYGNSREEALYPAYWVDADGKPLAGTHRYQLRFGPGQLPPVHSFWSLTLYQLPESLLYANPLERYLINSAMLPGLARDPDGGITLYIQHESPGPGKESNWLPAPAGPFWTTLRLYWPRPEALSGAWTQPPLRRVD, from the coding sequence ATGTCCAGTCACGCCCACCCGATCACGCTGATCCTGCTGCTCGCCGTTGCTTCGTCGGGCTTGCCCGGCCGCGCCCAGCGCGACGGAGCCGCGCCCGCGGTCGGCCCGGCGGAGGCACGCCAACTCGCGAAGGAAGCCGTGCTGTTCGGCTTCCCGATCGTCGAGAACTACCGGATCCAGTACTCCTACTTCGTCGACACCTCGAGTTCCGACTACAAGGGCCCGTACAACGAGCTGGTCAACATCCCGCGCGTGTACACGCCGGCGGACCGCGCGATCCAGACGCCGAACTCCGACACACCCTACTCCTGGGTCGGCCTCGATCTCCGCACCGAGCCCATCGTGGTGACGGTGCCGCCGATCGAGGAGGGGCGGTACTGGAGTCTGCAGCTGATCGATCTGTACACGCACAACTTCGACTATCTCGGCAGCCGGACCACCGGGAACGATGGCGGCAGCTTCGCCATCGCCGGACCGGGGTGGCAGGGCGAGACTCCGCCGGGTATCGAGCGCGTGATCCGGTCGGAGACCGCACTGGCTTCGGCGCAGTTCCGCACGCAGCTCTTCGCACCAGACGATCTCGCGAAGGTCAAGGCGATTCAGGCCAGGTACACCGTGCAGCCGCTGTCGGCGTTCCTGCGGCGACCATCACCGCCGCCCGCGCCGCCGCTGACCTTCACGCCGCCCCTGCGCGCCGGCGACCGTCAGTCGCTGCAGTTCTTCACCGTGCTGAACTTCCTGCTGCAGTTCTGCCCGCCGCACCCCACCGAAGTCGCGCTCCGCGGGCGGCTGGCGCGCATCGGCGTGGCGGCTGGCAGGCCGTTCGACGTCGCCGCCCTCGCGCCGGAGATGCGCGAGGCGCTCGCGGCCGGCATGGCCGACGCCTGGCAGGCGTTCGACACCTTCAAGCGGGAGCAGATCGACACCGGCAAGAAGAACGCCGCGGATGCCTTCGGTACCCGCGAGTTCCTCGCCAACAACTACATGTTCCGCTTCTCGGCCGCCGTCCTGGGCATCTACGGCAACTCGCGGGAAGAGGCGCTGTACCCGGCCTATTGGGTCGACGCCGACGGCAAGCCGCTCGCCGGCACGCACCGCTACCAACTGCGCTTCGGCCCCGGCCAGTTGCCGCCGGTCCACTCGTTCTGGTCACTGACGCTCTATCAGTTGCCGGAGAGCTTGCTGTACGCCAATCCGCTGGAGCGCTACCTGATCAACTCGGCGATGCTGCCGGGGCTGGCCCGCGACCCGGACGGCGGCATCACGCTCTACATCCAGCACGAGTCCCCGGGCCCCGGCAAGGAATCGAATTGGCTGCCTGCGCCCGCCGGGCCCTTCTGGACCACCCTGCGCCTCTACTGGCCCAGGCCCGAGGCGCTGTCGGGCGCGTGGACGCAACCGCCGCTGCGGCGCGTCGATTGA
- a CDS encoding sensor histidine kinase, producing MHTHTLATTASWRGAIEPRRRLQRKGIAAAMVAHELAQPLAALMANLDAAAHHLRCDPVSLDGVREVFADLAADVARADAIVRHVLALVRDERTERSDIGVAEWLVGCAERHARPAATSGIGIAVRCGRDLRVRGDLVQLERVVDNLVVNALHALSGARDRGQVVIEAREAAGELVITVADNGPGFPAAVLAYPAGLATTKRDGSGLGLAVAARVARAHGGRLELANGAPGAIVTVRLPTSTVVRRQ from the coding sequence ATGCATACGCACACCCTCGCAACGACCGCCTCATGGCGAGGCGCGATCGAGCCCAGGCGCCGGTTGCAGCGGAAGGGCATCGCGGCGGCCATGGTCGCGCACGAACTGGCGCAACCGCTCGCGGCGTTGATGGCCAACCTCGACGCGGCGGCGCATCACCTTCGCTGCGACCCGGTGTCGCTCGACGGGGTCCGCGAGGTGTTCGCCGACCTGGCGGCAGACGTCGCGCGGGCCGACGCCATCGTGCGTCACGTCCTGGCGCTGGTGCGCGATGAGCGGACGGAGCGATCCGACATCGGCGTGGCCGAGTGGCTGGTCGGTTGTGCAGAGCGGCACGCGCGACCGGCCGCGACGTCTGGCATCGGCATCGCGGTGCGATGCGGACGCGATCTACGCGTGCGCGGCGACCTTGTGCAACTCGAGCGCGTCGTCGACAACCTCGTCGTCAACGCGTTGCACGCCCTGTCGGGGGCGCGCGACCGGGGCCAGGTGGTGATCGAGGCGCGGGAGGCAGCCGGCGAACTCGTGATCACGGTGGCCGACAACGGCCCGGGCTTTCCGGCGGCCGTCCTGGCCTACCCGGCTGGTCTGGCCACGACCAAGCGCGATGGATCCGGGCTCGGCCTCGCAGTGGCGGCCAGGGTGGCGCGGGCCCACGGTGGTCGGCTCGAACTGGCCAATGGCGCGCCCGGCGCCATCGTGACGGTTCGGCTGCCGACGTCGACGGTGGTTCGCCGCCAGTAG
- a CDS encoding peptidyl-prolyl cis-trans isomerase translates to MRPHTDDASAEQIAGIFGARFAEAIRAVPVGQWQGPIESPYGAHLVLITGRADGREPPLEHVRQAVLKDFLIFGVPSPTDVPASIQERAYTSPIWYTPG, encoded by the coding sequence ATGCGCCCACACACCGACGACGCCAGCGCTGAGCAGATTGCCGGCATCTTCGGGGCCCGGTTTGCCGAGGCGATCCGCGCCGTGCCCGTCGGGCAATGGCAGGGTCCCATCGAGTCACCCTACGGAGCCCACCTCGTGCTGATCACCGGGCGTGCGGACGGGCGAGAGCCGCCGCTCGAGCACGTGCGCCAGGCGGTGCTGAAAGACTTCCTGATCTTCGGCGTCCCATCGCCCACGGACGTGCCCGCGAGCATCCAGGAGCGTGCCTACACGTCGCCCATCTGGTACACGCCCGGCTGA
- a CDS encoding M20/M25/M40 family metallo-hydrolase, with amino-acid sequence MEHVKRHRRTGRHLRGLVVGLLCVLGAGGSVSAQPAGLSAAERDVVRRVKESSIREATAALASDRMEGRGTLQPGGERAAAWIADRMKRLGLAPGGDGGSYLQQVPLRATEFVPPTHVRVDDVDLPYGTDWSTLGTFADLQTTAPVVFVGYGLVSKTFGRDDLKDADLRGKIVVVVDGPPAGVTQQKWDEISKDADLVPTLLARGIVGFINIPSGRGLYPRPFVIDQTARRSISAPTTDAPSSVPLMFFSTAGAERLLAGSGRTLAQAVAEADSATFRPFPLTAKVDVQFRLSRKDGTSPNVIGVIKGSDPSLAAEAVVFSAHYDAFGVMRQAVFNGAADNAIGVAEMLSVAEAFAKAKARPRRSLVFIAFTAEEYGLLGSRHYVAHPTWDLARTAAVLNLDGIGTEIMGPVKDMVAYGAPLNSMGALFAEVARAYGITPMDDPIPEAGVFSRSDHFPFAERGVPGLMLVGSPVETGAAFKERFEAFEATRYHQPSDDIYRDWYWKGARTVADMMALIGHRVAQADAMPTFNAGTPYSVTRGQAPEAGKP; translated from the coding sequence GTGGAACATGTGAAGAGGCATCGGAGAACCGGCCGGCACCTGCGCGGCCTCGTGGTGGGCCTGTTGTGCGTGCTGGGTGCGGGCGGTTCCGTATCGGCCCAGCCGGCCGGGCTGTCCGCGGCTGAACGCGATGTCGTGCGCCGCGTGAAGGAATCCAGCATCCGCGAGGCCACGGCCGCGCTCGCCAGCGATCGCATGGAGGGCCGCGGCACCCTCCAGCCGGGTGGCGAACGGGCGGCGGCGTGGATCGCCGATCGGATGAAACGGCTCGGCCTCGCGCCTGGCGGCGACGGCGGCTCGTACTTGCAGCAGGTGCCCCTGCGGGCCACCGAGTTCGTCCCTCCCACCCACGTGCGGGTCGACGACGTCGATCTCCCCTATGGCACCGACTGGTCGACCCTGGGCACGTTTGCCGACCTGCAGACGACGGCCCCGGTGGTGTTCGTGGGCTACGGACTGGTGTCGAAGACCTTCGGGCGCGACGACCTGAAGGACGCCGACCTGCGGGGCAAGATCGTGGTGGTGGTGGACGGCCCGCCGGCCGGCGTCACACAGCAGAAGTGGGACGAGATCTCCAAGGATGCCGACCTGGTCCCTACCCTGCTCGCGCGCGGCATCGTCGGCTTCATCAACATCCCGAGCGGACGGGGGCTGTACCCACGGCCGTTCGTGATCGATCAGACGGCTCGACGGAGCATCAGCGCGCCGACCACCGACGCTCCGAGTTCGGTGCCGTTGATGTTCTTCAGCACGGCGGGCGCCGAGCGGCTGCTGGCCGGCTCGGGCAGGACGCTGGCCCAGGCGGTCGCCGAAGCCGACAGCGCGACGTTCCGTCCGTTTCCGCTCACCGCGAAGGTCGACGTGCAGTTCAGGTTGTCACGCAAGGACGGCACGTCGCCCAACGTGATCGGCGTGATCAAGGGCAGCGATCCGTCGTTGGCCGCCGAGGCCGTCGTGTTCTCGGCCCACTACGATGCGTTCGGCGTGATGCGGCAGGCTGTGTTCAACGGCGCGGCCGACAACGCGATCGGCGTGGCCGAGATGCTGTCGGTGGCCGAGGCCTTCGCGAAAGCAAAGGCACGCCCCCGCCGCTCGCTCGTGTTCATCGCCTTCACCGCCGAGGAGTACGGCCTGCTGGGTTCGCGCCACTACGTCGCCCATCCCACCTGGGATCTCGCCAGGACCGCCGCCGTCCTGAACCTCGACGGCATCGGCACCGAGATCATGGGACCGGTGAAGGACATGGTGGCGTACGGCGCGCCCCTCAACTCGATGGGAGCGCTGTTTGCGGAGGTCGCACGCGCCTACGGCATCACGCCGATGGACGACCCGATCCCGGAGGCCGGCGTGTTCTCCCGGTCGGATCACTTCCCCTTCGCCGAGCGGGGCGTGCCGGGCCTGATGCTGGTGGGCTCCCCGGTGGAGACTGGCGCGGCCTTCAAGGAGCGCTTCGAGGCCTTCGAGGCCACCAGGTACCACCAGCCGTCCGACGACATCTACCGCGACTGGTACTGGAAGGGCGCGCGGACGGTGGCCGACATGATGGCGCTCATCGGCCACCGCGTCGCGCAGGCCGACGCGATGCCGACCTTCAACGCGGGCACCCCGTACTCCGTCACCCGCGGCCAGGCGCCGGAGGCCGGCAAGCCCTAG
- a CDS encoding YdcF family protein, translating into MRRVFRVVMRFVRRVVVAWAMVCAVLVAAVVSVGMIDRPAPADVIVVLGAALTDEGAPGKALTRRSEHAADLWTQGFAGMVICAGGIGPDAWIQRSEADGCREVLMRHGVPRDRIVLEETSRTTAENARNAGGIMARHGWRRALVVSDSYHVFRARVLCRRAGMDVVTSPVPVSRVGSPLFYVMSVVREVGALHVQLFR; encoded by the coding sequence GTGAGGCGCGTCTTCCGTGTGGTGATGCGTTTCGTTCGGCGCGTCGTCGTGGCCTGGGCGATGGTGTGTGCGGTGCTCGTCGCGGCGGTCGTGAGCGTCGGGATGATCGACCGACCGGCCCCGGCCGACGTCATCGTCGTCCTGGGGGCCGCCCTGACCGACGAAGGGGCGCCCGGCAAGGCGCTGACGCGCCGTTCGGAGCACGCGGCCGACCTGTGGACGCAGGGGTTCGCCGGCATGGTGATCTGCGCGGGAGGCATCGGGCCCGATGCCTGGATTCAGCGCAGCGAGGCCGACGGCTGTCGCGAAGTCCTGATGCGCCACGGCGTGCCTCGCGATCGGATCGTCCTCGAGGAGACAAGTCGCACGACCGCGGAGAACGCCCGCAACGCCGGCGGGATCATGGCGCGCCACGGCTGGCGGCGCGCGCTGGTGGTGAGCGACAGCTACCACGTGTTCCGGGCGCGCGTCCTGTGTCGCCGCGCCGGCATGGACGTCGTGACCAGTCCGGTGCCGGTCAGCCGCGTCGGCAGCCCGCTCTTCTACGTGATGTCGGTGGTGCGCGAGGTCGGCGCGCTGCACGTGCAGCTGTTCAGGTGA
- a CDS encoding Nramp family divalent metal transporter, whose protein sequence is MPTSQRGTDLPPAHGALPPWSVADLPAPPPFSIRNAFKVIGPGAIMAATSVGGGEWLVGPAAAVKYSAAIFLVATVAIVLQVLFNLEAIRYTLYTGEPIYGGILRLKPGAKFWAAFYSILGFFQLGWPALAGSAAATLLGAAMGRMPGAPEQATQGWIASGLIVAVVLILSFGGTIERMLEQFAWTMLAVVFGFLVVVNVLFVPAAHWWQTFTGFFSLAGLPQPMDWALIGALAATAGSGGMGNLTVTNWLRDKGFGMGALVGAIPSAVGGHEITLSHVGTVFPTTPANMARWRDWMRYVQVDQVWVWGLFCFVGMFLNVNLATAVIPHGTDLQGLAAGAYQAEYLSRVWKGFWFLTLFNGFWVLFKTQLGNTDILVRTITDAVWMASPGARAASNIRTIYYGVLVTFSIWSAVVIQSASPFQLFKILANMAGVVLMIAGVQIFIVNRRFLPPAVRPPLWREAGLLLCAAFYAFFVYFVARDLLRGWF, encoded by the coding sequence ATGCCGACATCCCAACGCGGGACGGACCTGCCGCCCGCTCACGGCGCCCTGCCCCCGTGGTCGGTCGCCGACCTCCCCGCGCCGCCGCCCTTCTCGATCCGCAACGCCTTCAAGGTGATCGGCCCCGGCGCCATCATGGCGGCCACGTCGGTGGGCGGTGGCGAGTGGCTCGTCGGCCCGGCGGCGGCCGTGAAGTACTCGGCGGCGATCTTCCTGGTGGCGACGGTCGCGATCGTGCTGCAGGTGCTGTTCAACCTGGAGGCGATCCGCTACACGCTCTACACGGGCGAGCCCATCTACGGCGGCATCCTCCGCCTCAAGCCCGGGGCGAAGTTCTGGGCCGCCTTCTACAGCATCCTCGGCTTCTTCCAGCTCGGCTGGCCGGCGCTGGCCGGCAGCGCGGCGGCCACCCTGCTCGGCGCCGCGATGGGACGGATGCCCGGCGCCCCGGAACAGGCCACGCAAGGCTGGATTGCCAGCGGCCTCATCGTCGCCGTCGTCCTGATCCTGTCGTTCGGCGGCACGATCGAGCGGATGCTCGAGCAGTTCGCCTGGACCATGCTGGCGGTGGTCTTCGGCTTCCTCGTCGTGGTCAACGTCCTGTTCGTGCCGGCGGCGCACTGGTGGCAGACCTTCACCGGCTTCTTCAGCCTCGCCGGCCTGCCGCAGCCGATGGACTGGGCGCTGATCGGCGCGCTGGCCGCGACCGCCGGGTCTGGCGGCATGGGTAACCTGACGGTCACCAATTGGCTGCGCGACAAGGGCTTCGGCATGGGCGCGCTGGTCGGCGCCATCCCGAGCGCGGTGGGCGGGCACGAAATCACCCTGTCGCACGTCGGCACGGTGTTCCCGACCACGCCGGCCAACATGGCGCGGTGGCGGGACTGGATGCGGTACGTCCAGGTGGACCAGGTGTGGGTGTGGGGCCTGTTCTGCTTCGTCGGGATGTTCCTCAACGTCAACCTGGCGACCGCGGTGATCCCGCACGGCACCGACCTGCAGGGCCTGGCCGCCGGGGCGTATCAGGCCGAGTACCTCAGCCGCGTCTGGAAGGGCTTCTGGTTCCTCACGCTGTTCAACGGCTTCTGGGTGCTGTTCAAGACGCAGCTGGGCAACACCGACATCCTGGTGCGCACGATCACCGACGCCGTGTGGATGGCCAGCCCCGGTGCCCGGGCCGCCTCCAACATCCGCACGATCTACTACGGCGTGCTGGTCACCTTCTCGATCTGGAGCGCGGTCGTCATCCAGTCCGCTTCGCCGTTCCAGTTGTTCAAGATCCTCGCCAACATGGCCGGGGTGGTGCTGATGATCGCCGGCGTGCAGATCTTCATCGTCAACCGGCGCTTCCTGCCGCCGGCGGTGCGTCCGCCGCTGTGGCGCGAGGCAGGCCTGCTGCTGTGCGCCGCGTTCTACGCCTTCTTCGTGTACTTCGTGGCGCGCGACCTGCTGCGCGGCTGGTTCTGA
- a CDS encoding porin family protein, with product MQRVEWVRRVVIGVMFVVAATVPDAVAQTSVPRVEVGGLVSALALAEAPDTSVGVGGRLTVNLTRWLGLEGEYQFVPDDEFTLSSVQADGRTAGLRYERRRSTALFGVKAGYRGDRIGLFARVRPGVTSLTDRGVDCLGDVCALLLLAVPEYRPEFALDIGGVVELYPSSRWLVRADLGVLRVWHRGSAPPCGSACATSSFGSSIGVGVRF from the coding sequence ATGCAGAGAGTCGAGTGGGTGAGGCGCGTGGTGATCGGGGTGATGTTCGTGGTGGCGGCGACCGTGCCCGACGCGGTGGCCCAGACGTCGGTGCCACGCGTCGAGGTCGGTGGCCTGGTGAGCGCGTTGGCCCTGGCCGAGGCGCCCGACACCAGCGTCGGCGTCGGCGGCCGCCTCACGGTGAACCTCACCCGGTGGCTGGGCCTCGAGGGCGAGTACCAGTTCGTGCCCGACGACGAGTTCACCCTCAGCAGCGTGCAGGCCGACGGGCGCACGGCGGGCCTGCGCTACGAGCGTCGTCGATCGACGGCCCTGTTCGGCGTCAAGGCGGGCTACCGTGGCGACCGCATCGGCCTGTTCGCCAGGGTGCGCCCCGGCGTCACGTCGCTCACCGATCGCGGCGTCGACTGCCTGGGTGACGTGTGCGCGCTGCTGTTGCTCGCGGTACCCGAGTATCGACCCGAGTTCGCGCTCGACATCGGCGGCGTCGTCGAGCTCTATCCCTCGTCGCGGTGGCTGGTGCGCGCCGACCTCGGGGTGCTGCGCGTCTGGCATCGCGGCAGCGCGCCGCCGTGCGGCTCGGCCTGCGCCACCTCCAGCTTCGGCTCGTCGATCGGCGTCGGGGTGCGCTTCTGA
- a CDS encoding ATP-binding protein, whose product METLPLDHDEPSIDHTPLAPDTDGARRRRALWTPAQPPADERARLQALWAYEIGPEPDPVLDELTALAARLCEAPISLVSLVDDARQWFKSRRGLAVGETHRDEAFCGYTILAPGEFLEIADTRADPRFEGHPMVTRAPYIRYYAGVPLVTPTGHAIGTLCVLDTTPRRLTALQRDLLQILARHALQHLELARQARSLASLLAAEQRAADALREKTAMLEAIMNTSVAAIVQVSPGGDITYANPRAEQILGLTRDAIVGRTYDAPAWRHTAPDGGPWPADAQPFARILASRAPVWDVEHGIEWPDGRWRLLAINGAPILDDAGEVSSVVFSVSDITERRRSEEARARLETELRQAEKMQALGRLAAGMTHDLNNLLTIILGNVELARSGGTAGRPVEDMLNDVATAAQRARELVAQVLTSTTRQPRAVHRRVDVRTIVDEVARLMAPTLPAAIDLIVDADERPPAVSAAPAQLHQVLMNLCVNAVHAMASGQGHVVIGLHGRDVDGGGADGLAPGRHLSLSVSDTGIGMDAYVQDRIFDPFFSTRVPGEGSGLGLSVVQGIVKAHGGAIRVESRVGRGTTIEVLLPACAEEPECS is encoded by the coding sequence GTGGAGACGCTCCCCCTCGATCACGATGAACCCTCGATTGACCACACGCCCCTCGCGCCCGACACGGACGGTGCCCGACGGCGCCGGGCGCTGTGGACACCCGCGCAGCCGCCGGCCGACGAGCGCGCGAGATTGCAAGCACTGTGGGCGTACGAGATCGGCCCGGAGCCCGACCCCGTCCTCGACGAGCTGACCGCGCTGGCGGCCCGCCTCTGCGAAGCGCCGATCAGCCTGGTGTCGCTGGTCGACGACGCGCGGCAGTGGTTCAAGTCGCGGCGGGGACTTGCCGTCGGCGAGACCCACCGCGACGAGGCGTTCTGCGGCTACACCATCCTCGCCCCGGGCGAGTTCCTCGAGATCGCCGACACCCGGGCCGACCCGCGCTTCGAGGGCCATCCGATGGTCACCAGGGCGCCCTACATCCGCTACTACGCCGGGGTCCCCCTCGTGACGCCCACCGGACACGCCATCGGCACCCTCTGCGTCCTCGACACGACGCCGCGCCGATTGACGGCGCTGCAGCGCGATCTGCTGCAGATCCTCGCCAGGCATGCGCTCCAGCACCTGGAGCTCGCGCGGCAGGCGCGGTCGCTGGCCTCGCTCCTGGCGGCGGAACAGCGGGCCGCCGACGCGCTCCGCGAGAAGACCGCCATGCTCGAAGCGATCATGAACACGAGCGTCGCCGCCATCGTCCAGGTCTCGCCGGGTGGCGACATCACGTACGCCAATCCGCGTGCCGAGCAGATCCTCGGCCTGACGCGCGACGCGATCGTCGGACGGACCTACGACGCGCCGGCGTGGCGGCACACCGCGCCCGACGGCGGCCCGTGGCCCGCCGACGCGCAGCCGTTCGCCCGCATCCTGGCCTCGCGGGCCCCGGTCTGGGACGTCGAGCACGGCATCGAATGGCCCGACGGGCGGTGGCGGCTCCTGGCGATCAACGGCGCGCCGATCCTCGACGACGCAGGCGAGGTGTCGAGCGTGGTGTTCTCGGTCAGCGACATCACGGAACGGCGCCGGAGCGAGGAGGCGCGCGCCCGCCTCGAGACCGAGCTCCGCCAGGCCGAGAAGATGCAGGCGCTCGGTCGGCTGGCGGCGGGCATGACGCACGACCTGAACAACCTGCTCACCATCATCCTCGGCAACGTGGAACTGGCCCGTTCCGGCGGGACGGCGGGGCGTCCGGTCGAGGACATGCTCAACGACGTCGCCACGGCGGCCCAGCGCGCCCGCGAGCTCGTCGCGCAGGTCCTCACGTCGACCACGCGCCAGCCGCGCGCGGTGCATCGGCGCGTCGACGTCCGCACCATCGTCGACGAAGTGGCGCGGCTGATGGCCCCGACGCTGCCGGCCGCGATCGACCTGATCGTCGATGCCGACGAGCGGCCGCCCGCCGTCTCGGCCGCGCCGGCGCAGTTGCACCAGGTGCTGATGAACCTGTGCGTCAATGCCGTCCACGCCATGGCGTCCGGCCAGGGGCACGTGGTCATCGGCCTGCACGGCCGCGACGTGGACGGCGGCGGCGCCGACGGGCTGGCGCCGGGTCGGCACCTGTCGCTCTCGGTGAGCGACACGGGCATCGGCATGGACGCCTACGTGCAGGACCGCATCTTCGATCCGTTCTTCAGCACGCGCGTCCCTGGCGAAGGCTCGGGCCTAGGGCTCTCGGTCGTGCAGGGCATCGTCAAGGCGCACGGCGGCGCCATCCGGGTCGAGAGCCGTGTCGGCCGCGGCACCACGATCGAGGTGCTGCTGCCGGCGTGCGCCGAAGAGCCCGAGTGCTCGTGA